A segment of the Homoserinimonas aerilata genome:
CGCGCGGCGCGGGGAGCTCGGCTCCTCCGGTTCGGGCCTCAGTAGCGGCGGTTCCGGCTACGGCTTCTCGACCGGCCCGAGCGCGACGGCGTTGGCCCGCGCGGCCAAGAACGCCGAGAACAAGACCCAGTGGGCGAACCGCGTCACCAGCACGGTGCGCGACAACGGCGACCTCAAGCTGGCCGTAGGCGACCGCATCCGCCACGACGACTTCGGGGAGGGGCGCGTGTCATCCGTCACCGACAACGGCGCCAAGAGCATCGCCGAGGTGCAGTTCGACACGGCCGGCCGCAAGCGTCTCCTCGTCAAGATTTCTCCGATTGAGAAGCTATAGCTTCGCCTTCTTGTCTGATTGCCGCTTCGCGCCAATCCCCATCGAGAAGCTGTAACTCTCTGCGCGCCGCGGGCATCCGCCATCGTTGTGCGGGTTTTGTGTCATTGCGCGTGCCCTGACGCGCACAACGACACAAAACCCGCACAACGTCACCCGCGGCCCGTAACGTGGATCCCATGCCGCTCACAAAACTGCGATCGAATGTCGGCGGCGAGGTGGCGGATGCCCTGGCCGGCCTGCGCACGGATCTGCCGGATGCCTTCCCCGAGGCTGTCGAGGCGGAGGCCCGGCGAGCAGTCGACGCGGCAGAAATGCCCGACGACGACCTGAGCGGGGTGCCGTTCGTGACCCTCGACCCGGCGGGCTCCACCGATCTCGACCAGGCGCTGCACATCGAGCGCGCCGGCGACGGCTTCACCGTTCTGTACGCGATCGCTGACGTGCCCGCGTTCGTCGCGCCCGGCGGGGCGGTCGACGCGGAGGCGCGACGCCGCGGCCAGACGATCTACGCGCCCGATGGCCGCATCCCGCTGCATCCGCCCGTCATCAGCGAGGGCGCCGCAAGCCTGCTCGAGGGTCAGGAGCGGGGCGCGTTCGTGTGGCGCTTCGAGCTCGACCATGCCGGCAGGGTGACGGATGCCTCGCTGCGGCGGGCGCGCATCCGCAGCACCTGGCAGGGGTCGTATGAGGAGGCTCAGGCCCACGTGGATGCCGGCGGCGACGAGCTGCTGTCGCTGCTGCAGGAGGTGGGCGAGCTGCGCATCGCTCTGGAGCGCGAGCGCGGCGGGGCGAGCCTGAACCGCCCTGAGCAGGAGATCGTGGAGGAGGGCGGCCACTACCGGCTGGTGCGGCGCGCGACCCTCCCGGTGGAGGGTTGGAATGCGCAACTGTCACTCATGACGGGGATGGCGGCGGCCGACATGATGCTGTCGGCCGGGGTGGGCATCCTGCGCACAATGCCGGCGCCCGACGCGCAGGTGATCGAGGCGTTCCGCATCCAGGTGGCGGCGCTCGGCCGGGAGTGGCCGACCGGGATGGCGTACGGCGAGTACCTGCGCACCCTGCCGCAGGATGACCCTGTGACGCCGGCGATCATCCAGGCGGCGGCGAAGCTGTTTCGTGGGGCCGGGTACACGGTGCTCGACGGGCCGGTCGACCCTGCGACTGTCGTGCAGGCGGCCATCGGTGCGCCG
Coding sequences within it:
- a CDS encoding RNB domain-containing ribonuclease; protein product: MPLTKLRSNVGGEVADALAGLRTDLPDAFPEAVEAEARRAVDAAEMPDDDLSGVPFVTLDPAGSTDLDQALHIERAGDGFTVLYAIADVPAFVAPGGAVDAEARRRGQTIYAPDGRIPLHPPVISEGAASLLEGQERGAFVWRFELDHAGRVTDASLRRARIRSTWQGSYEEAQAHVDAGGDELLSLLQEVGELRIALERERGGASLNRPEQEIVEEGGHYRLVRRATLPVEGWNAQLSLMTGMAAADMMLSAGVGILRTMPAPDAQVIEAFRIQVAALGREWPTGMAYGEYLRTLPQDDPVTPAIIQAAAKLFRGAGYTVLDGPVDPATVVQAAIGAPYAHVTAPLRRLVDRFVLLVCEAVSQGRPVPGWVTDALASLPGIMAESGRLASRVDSGAIAIVEAAVLADRVAESFDAVVVSANDSHGTIQLLDPAVTARCDGALTAGERVTATLVTADVASGTVLFRVTAPR